From Rhinopithecus roxellana isolate Shanxi Qingling chromosome 17, ASM756505v1, whole genome shotgun sequence, one genomic window encodes:
- the LOC115894321 gene encoding peptidyl-prolyl cis-trans isomerase A has product MVNPTVFFDIAVDGEPLGRVSFELFADKVPKTAENFRALSTGEKGFGYKGSCFHRIIPGFMCQGGDFTRHNGTGGKSIYGEKFEDENFILKHTGPGILSMANAGPNTNGSQFFICTAKTEWLDGKHVVFGKVKEGMNIVEAMERFGSRNGKTSKKITIADCGQLE; this is encoded by the coding sequence ATGGTCAACCCTACCGTGTTCTTCGACATTGCCGTCGACGGCGAGCCCTTGGGCCGCGTCTCCTTCGAGCTGTTTGCAGACAAggttccaaagacagcagaaaattttcgtgctctgagcactggagagaaaggatttggttataagggttcctgctttcacagaattattccagggtttatgtgtcagggtggtgacttcacacgccataatggcactggtggcaagtccatctatggggagaaatttgaagatgagaacttcatcctaaagcatacaggtcctggcatcttgtccatggcaaatgctggacccaacacaaatggttcccagtttttcatctgcactgccaagactgagtggttggatggcaagcatgtggtctttggcaaagtgaaagaaggcatgaatattgtggaggccatggagcgctttgggtccaggaatggcaagaccagcaagaagatcaccattgctgactgtggacaactcgaataa